In Thermosynechococcus sichuanensis E542, a single genomic region encodes these proteins:
- a CDS encoding TMEM165/GDT1 family protein, whose translation MIKRALPWREFGVAFLTVFLAEFADKTQIAVFFMAARAASPWLVFLGAALALVTTSLIGVLIGRWLSQYLSEQRLQTLTGSSLLAIALWLLWDMLHPSL comes from the coding sequence GTGATTAAGCGCGCGTTGCCATGGCGAGAGTTTGGGGTTGCGTTTTTAACCGTTTTTTTGGCTGAATTTGCCGATAAAACTCAAATTGCTGTGTTTTTCATGGCTGCCCGCGCTGCCTCCCCTTGGTTGGTGTTTTTGGGAGCGGCTTTGGCCTTAGTAACCACCAGTTTGATTGGGGTATTGATTGGTCGCTGGTTGTCACAGTATCTCTCAGAACAGCGATTACAAACACTGACCGGCAGTAGTCTCTTGGCGATCGCCCTTTGGCTATTGTGGGACATGCTGCACCCAAGCCTTTAA
- a CDS encoding 4'-phosphopantetheinyl transferase family protein, giving the protein MWNASLPPIVAPQWQAPHRDLPLEPHTLHLWWLTLPPDAPREVILRTYLRRYEPNLGEKPLPRTAGGKPYLDALEFNWSHSGNLAVLAVSGRAAVGVDVEILRPCPRCSAISRRFFGAALQQRVLKGGDRAFLQAWTYYEAWLKAQGIGVWQRTAAQPLEHWAASFPVGDRAIASVVVLAPTPPQCFFFRPEVVGAMNVHP; this is encoded by the coding sequence GTGTGGAATGCTTCCTTACCCCCGATTGTTGCCCCTCAATGGCAGGCGCCACACCGCGATCTCCCCCTAGAACCCCATACGCTGCATCTTTGGTGGTTAACGCTTCCCCCGGATGCCCCCCGTGAGGTTATCCTGCGTACCTATTTGCGGCGCTATGAGCCGAATCTTGGCGAGAAGCCTCTACCGCGTACCGCTGGGGGTAAGCCCTATTTGGATGCTTTGGAATTTAACTGGAGCCATAGTGGCAACTTAGCGGTGTTGGCCGTGAGTGGTAGGGCGGCTGTAGGGGTAGATGTGGAGATTTTGCGCCCCTGTCCTCGGTGCTCAGCTATTAGTCGGCGGTTTTTTGGGGCGGCTCTGCAACAAAGGGTACTGAAGGGGGGCGATCGCGCGTTTCTACAGGCTTGGACATACTATGAAGCGTGGCTCAAGGCTCAGGGAATCGGGGTATGGCAGCGAACCGCAGCTCAGCCTTTAGAACATTGGGCAGCCAGTTTCCCCGTGGGCGATCGCGCCATTGCCAGTGTTGTTGTGCTAGCACCAACGCCGCCCCAGTGTTTCTTTTTTCGGCCAGAAGTAGTGGGAGCAATGAATGTTCACCCTTGA
- a CDS encoding Gfo/Idh/MocA family protein: MSSAVRPQPEPLRIGVIGVGNMGQHHTRVLSLLKDVELVGISDVNLERGIDTASKYRVKFFENYVDLLPHVEAVCIAVPTRLHHEVGITCLRHGVHVLVEKPIAASISEAESLVNAAAECQCILQVGHIERFNPAFQELSKVLRTEEILALEADRMSPYSDRANDVSVVLDLMIHDIDLLLELTNSPVVRLTAAGSRSANSGYLDYVTATLGFANGIIATLTASKVTHRKQRRIAAHCKNSLTEADFLKNEILIHRKTTASCSADHGQVLYRQDGLIEKVYTSNIEPLHAELEHFVNCVRGGQPPSVGGEQALKALRLASLIEQLALDGHSWGQLDASLAALIR; this comes from the coding sequence ATGAGTTCTGCCGTCCGTCCCCAGCCCGAGCCACTGCGCATTGGCGTCATCGGTGTTGGCAACATGGGTCAGCACCACACCCGTGTTTTGAGTTTACTCAAAGATGTCGAACTTGTGGGCATCTCTGACGTGAATCTGGAGCGGGGCATTGATACCGCCAGCAAATATCGGGTGAAATTCTTTGAAAACTATGTGGACTTGCTGCCCCACGTTGAGGCGGTGTGTATTGCCGTGCCCACCCGTCTCCACCATGAAGTGGGCATTACCTGCTTGCGCCACGGGGTGCATGTCTTGGTGGAAAAACCCATTGCCGCCAGTATTAGCGAAGCAGAATCCCTAGTCAACGCAGCAGCGGAGTGTCAATGCATCCTCCAAGTGGGGCATATTGAGCGATTTAACCCTGCGTTTCAAGAACTGAGTAAAGTCCTGCGCACGGAGGAAATCCTTGCTCTTGAAGCCGATCGCATGAGTCCCTACTCGGATCGCGCCAATGATGTCTCGGTGGTTCTCGACTTAATGATCCACGACATTGATTTGTTACTGGAACTCACCAATTCCCCTGTGGTGCGCCTAACGGCCGCAGGCAGTCGCTCTGCTAACTCCGGCTATCTGGACTATGTAACGGCCACCTTGGGCTTTGCCAACGGCATTATTGCCACTCTCACTGCTAGTAAAGTTACCCACCGCAAGCAACGGCGCATTGCCGCCCACTGCAAAAATTCCCTCACAGAGGCGGATTTCCTGAAAAACGAGATTCTCATTCACCGCAAAACCACCGCATCGTGCAGTGCCGATCACGGTCAAGTCCTTTACCGCCAAGACGGCCTAATTGAGAAGGTCTATACCAGCAACATTGAACCGCTCCATGCAGAATTAGAGCACTTCGTCAACTGTGTCCGTGGCGGTCAACCCCCCTCGGTGGGTGGGGAGCAGGCTCTCAAAGCGTTGCGCTTGGCCAGTCTCATTGAACAGTTAGCCCTTGATGGCCACAGTTGGGGACAGTTGGATGCCTCCTTGGCGGCACTGATTCGTTAG
- the queC gene encoding 7-cyano-7-deazaguanine synthase QueC — MMTTQKAVVLLSGGLDSSTVLFRAKALGYACYALSFDYGQRHRRELEAAIAIASVAGVIQHQIVPLNLRLWGGSALTDSTLDLPRDRDLATMGQEIPITYVPARNTIFLSVALAYAEALGAQTVHIGVNALDYSGYPDCRPDYIAAMQEVYRLGTKQGREGQPIEIVTPLIELHKKDIIRLGNEYGVPWEKTWSCYSDGEQACGRCDACRLRLAAFAELGLEDPLPYAVHPPL, encoded by the coding sequence ATGATGACGACACAAAAGGCCGTTGTGTTGCTTTCAGGGGGCTTAGACTCCAGCACCGTGTTATTTCGAGCCAAGGCACTGGGCTATGCCTGCTATGCCCTCTCCTTTGACTATGGGCAGCGCCATCGGCGGGAACTAGAAGCAGCGATCGCCATTGCCAGCGTCGCCGGGGTGATTCAGCATCAAATCGTGCCCTTGAATTTGCGGCTGTGGGGTGGCTCGGCATTGACAGACTCAACCCTTGACCTGCCCCGCGATCGCGATCTGGCCACCATGGGCCAAGAGATTCCTATCACCTATGTCCCCGCCCGCAATACGATTTTCTTGAGTGTTGCCCTTGCCTATGCTGAAGCCCTAGGGGCGCAAACCGTTCATATTGGCGTCAATGCCCTTGATTACTCTGGCTACCCCGACTGTCGCCCTGACTATATTGCTGCCATGCAGGAGGTCTATCGCTTGGGTACCAAGCAGGGGCGTGAAGGCCAGCCCATTGAAATCGTCACCCCCCTCATTGAACTGCACAAAAAAGACATCATTCGTCTAGGGAATGAGTACGGCGTTCCTTGGGAAAAAACATGGTCCTGTTACAGTGATGGTGAACAGGCCTGTGGTCGCTGCGATGCCTGTCGGTTACGTTTAGCGGCCTTTGCCGAATTAGGTTTAGAGGATCCCTTGCCCTACGCGGTTCACCCCCCGCTTTAG
- the dnaK gene encoding molecular chaperone DnaK, with amino-acid sequence MAKVVGIDLGTTNSCVAVMEGGKPTVIANAEGFRTTPSVVAYTKNGDRLVGQIAKRQAVMNPENTFYSVKRFIGRRFDEVTHETTEVSYKVLNVNGNVKLDCPALGKQFAPEEISAQVLRKLKEDASKYLGEEVTQAVITVPAYFNDSQRQATKDAGKIAGLEVLRIINEPTAASLAYGLDKKANETILVFDLGGGTFDVSILEVGDGVFEVLATSGDTHLGGDDFDKKIVDYLAESFRAQEGIDLRKDKQALQRLTEAAEKAKIELSSVMQTEINLPFITATQDGPKHLDMTLTRAKFEELCSDLIDRCRVPVEQALRDAKLSKEQIDEVVLVGGSTRIPAIQELVKRMLGKDPNQSVNPDEVVAVGAAIQAGVLAGEVKDILLLDVTPLSLGVETLGGVMTKIIPRNTTIPTKKSEVFSTAVDGQTNVEIHVLQGEREMAADNKSLGTFRLDGIPPAPRGVPQIEVTFDIDANGILNVTARDKGTGKQQSISITGASTLPKDEVERMVREAEMNAAADKAKREKIETKNQAEQLCYQAEKQLSELGDKVSTSDKDRLTSLIANLRSEIGTETEKKPIESIDFERVKSLMQDLQQTLYSVGSSVYQSAQSSDGTGSSSSRSGSGGDDEVIDAEFSETK; translated from the coding sequence ATGGCAAAAGTTGTCGGAATTGATCTGGGGACCACCAACTCCTGTGTGGCCGTCATGGAAGGGGGCAAGCCCACGGTTATTGCCAATGCTGAAGGGTTTCGGACAACGCCCTCCGTTGTTGCCTACACCAAAAATGGCGATCGCCTCGTGGGTCAAATTGCCAAACGGCAAGCCGTGATGAACCCCGAAAATACCTTTTATTCTGTGAAGCGCTTTATTGGCCGTCGCTTTGATGAGGTGACCCACGAAACCACCGAGGTCTCCTACAAAGTTTTGAACGTCAATGGCAACGTCAAGCTGGATTGCCCTGCCCTTGGCAAACAGTTTGCCCCCGAAGAAATTTCCGCTCAAGTTCTGCGCAAACTGAAAGAAGATGCCAGCAAATATCTTGGCGAGGAAGTCACCCAAGCGGTGATTACCGTGCCTGCCTACTTCAACGACTCGCAGCGCCAAGCCACCAAAGACGCCGGCAAAATTGCCGGTCTCGAAGTGCTGCGGATTATCAACGAACCCACCGCCGCCTCCTTGGCCTATGGCCTAGATAAAAAAGCCAATGAAACCATCCTTGTCTTTGACCTGGGTGGGGGTACCTTTGACGTGTCCATCCTTGAAGTGGGTGATGGTGTCTTTGAAGTACTTGCCACCTCCGGGGATACCCACCTTGGCGGTGACGACTTCGACAAGAAAATCGTAGATTACTTAGCCGAGTCCTTCCGTGCCCAAGAGGGCATTGATCTGCGCAAAGACAAACAGGCGCTGCAACGACTCACAGAAGCCGCAGAAAAAGCCAAGATTGAACTTTCCAGCGTCATGCAAACGGAAATCAACCTGCCCTTCATCACCGCCACGCAGGATGGGCCTAAACACCTCGACATGACGCTCACTCGCGCCAAATTTGAAGAACTCTGCTCTGACCTCATTGACCGTTGCCGCGTACCCGTCGAGCAAGCCCTCAGGGATGCCAAACTCAGCAAAGAGCAGATTGATGAAGTGGTGCTCGTCGGTGGTTCCACCCGCATTCCTGCCATCCAAGAGTTGGTCAAACGGATGCTGGGCAAAGACCCCAACCAAAGTGTGAACCCCGATGAAGTGGTAGCTGTGGGTGCCGCCATTCAAGCTGGCGTGCTGGCAGGGGAAGTGAAAGACATTCTTCTCCTCGATGTTACCCCGTTGTCCTTGGGGGTGGAAACCCTTGGCGGCGTGATGACGAAAATCATTCCCCGCAACACCACAATCCCGACGAAAAAATCCGAGGTCTTCTCCACTGCGGTTGACGGTCAAACCAATGTGGAAATCCACGTCCTGCAAGGGGAGCGGGAAATGGCCGCCGACAACAAGAGCCTCGGTACCTTCCGTTTGGATGGCATTCCCCCCGCACCGCGCGGTGTGCCCCAAATCGAAGTGACGTTTGATATTGATGCCAACGGTATCCTCAACGTGACCGCTCGCGACAAAGGCACGGGCAAACAGCAGTCCATCAGCATCACCGGCGCCTCAACGCTGCCTAAAGATGAAGTGGAACGCATGGTGCGCGAAGCGGAAATGAATGCCGCTGCCGATAAAGCCAAACGCGAGAAAATTGAGACTAAGAACCAAGCGGAGCAGCTCTGCTATCAAGCGGAGAAACAGTTGAGTGAGTTGGGGGATAAAGTCTCCACCAGTGATAAAGACCGTCTCACCTCCCTCATTGCCAACCTGCGCTCGGAAATCGGCACTGAAACTGAGAAGAAACCCATTGAGTCCATTGACTTTGAACGGGTGAAATCGCTGATGCAGGATCTGCAACAAACCCTCTACAGCGTCGGCTCCAGTGTCTATCAAAGTGCTCAGTCCAGTGATGGAACTGGCTCCAGCAGCAGTCGCAGCGGCAGTGGCGGTGATGACGAAGTGATTGACGCTGAGTTCTCGGAAACTAAATAG